The following proteins are encoded in a genomic region of Nicotiana sylvestris chromosome 4, ASM39365v2, whole genome shotgun sequence:
- the LOC138890150 gene encoding uncharacterized protein — protein MICEPIFQMLKKDAATRWTEECQKAFDRIKEYVSTPPVLVPPKPGRTLLLYLSVLDGSFGCVLGQHDEMRRKKQSIYYLNGSPKIHLSETNAYRETSKLADIVEYITKSKDGWIMFFDVVANFKGVGIGTILVSETGQHYPISAKPRSSGTQVLREWATNNTKILLYMYHVQELMKRFTEIEFKHVLRIQNEFADALATLSSMIQHPGKNFIDPIPVRIHNQLAYCAHVEEETDENPWFHDIKEYLAKGPGACKSYSEMHAPEIVQSFLPKRRNFV, from the exons ATGATTTGTGAGCCAATTTTCCAaatgctgaagaaagatgctgcaacaagatggactgaagaatgtcaaaaagcctttgacagaatcaaggagtacgtatccacaccaccagtcttggtcccgccgaAACCTGGTAGGACTCTGCTACTCTATTTGTCCGTACTAGATGGATCTTTCGGTTGTGTATTGGGACAACACGATGAGATGAGAAGAAAGAAACAATCCATATACTATCTAA ATGGATCTCCTaaaatacatctttcagaaaccaatgcctacaggGAAACTAGCAAATTGGCAGATATTGTTGA gtATATCACCAAATCTAAAGATGGTTGGATAATGTTCTTTGACGTGgtcgcaaatttcaaaggagtaggtatTGGAACCATTTTGgtgtcagaaaccggtcaacattatccaATATCCGCAAAGCCCAG atcttctggtacacaGGTTCTAAGAGAGTGGGCTACCAATAATACCAAAATATTGCTATATATGTATCACGTACAAGAGTTGATGAAGAGGTTCACAGAGATTGAATTTAAACATGTTCTGAGAATCCAGAACGAGTTCGCAGACGCACTGGCTACTttgtcttccatgatacaacatccgggtaagaatttcattgaccctATTCCAGTAAGAATCCATAACCAACtggcttattgtgctcatgttgaagaagaaacagacgaAAATccatggtttcacgatatcaaggaatatttggcaaaaggacccggagcatgcaaatcatactcagaaatgcacgctccggagattgtccaatcatttcttccaaaGAGGAGGAATTTTGTATAG